A section of the Akkermansia muciniphila genome encodes:
- the trmB gene encoding tRNA (guanosine(46)-N7)-methyltransferase TrmB, whose amino-acid sequence MRTLIPMTNPAFIPDDFFKVLAPSDIFGADGPFEVDLGCGDGGFLLQMAAHYPERRFLGIERLLGRVRGVCSRAAVRKLENVKVLRVESRYFLEWLMKPGCISRLHYLCPDPWPKERHHKNRLVQDDFLPVLHRSLADGGEFLFKTDHEEYFQWVLDHVERSGLFSRASWDEDEFFYPKTDFQLQWESMGKPIYRARFIKLQKA is encoded by the coding sequence ATGCGCACGTTGATTCCCATGACAAATCCGGCCTTTATCCCAGACGATTTTTTCAAGGTGCTGGCGCCCTCCGATATTTTTGGCGCGGACGGCCCGTTTGAGGTGGATTTGGGTTGTGGGGACGGAGGGTTCCTGCTCCAGATGGCGGCCCATTATCCGGAGCGCCGTTTCCTGGGCATTGAGCGGCTGCTGGGCCGGGTGCGGGGCGTCTGCTCCCGTGCGGCGGTCCGGAAACTGGAAAACGTGAAGGTGCTCCGGGTGGAGAGCCGCTATTTTCTGGAGTGGCTGATGAAGCCGGGGTGCATTTCCAGACTGCATTATCTGTGCCCGGACCCGTGGCCCAAGGAAAGGCACCATAAGAACCGCCTGGTGCAGGATGATTTTCTGCCCGTGCTGCACCGCTCCCTGGCTGATGGCGGGGAGTTCCTGTTCAAGACGGACCATGAAGAGTATTTCCAGTGGGTGCTGGACCATGTGGAGCGCAGCGGCCTGTTCAGCCGCGCAAGCTGGGACGAAGATGAGTTTTTTTATCCCAAAACGGATTTCCAGCTTCAATGGGAGTCCATGGGGAAACCGATTTACCGCGCCCGTTTCATTAAATTGCAGAAAGCCTGA
- the tgt gene encoding tRNA guanosine(34) transglycosylase Tgt produces the protein MPFTLHQKDSSTAARLGTLDLPHGQVPTPIFMPVGTQGSVKTMHPQDLESLGAKIILGNTYHLSLRPGSSLIREMGGLHRFSSWNRPILTDSGGFQVWSLAKLRKITEEGVRFQNHLDGAYMMLSPERSMEIQADLGSDIAMLFDECPPYPCDRKYAEASLGYTLRWARRCREWVREHQPRSGEGRQHHFGIVQGSVYADLRKRCAEELAAMDFDGYAIGGVSVGEPEEEMLRAIDHSAPWLPEDKPRYAMGLGTPPQLLEMIARGVDMFDCVMPTRLARHGVALTPDGPMHIKNQRWAADSRPIDPEGHPHVTQFSRAYVRHLFKAGEILALRLLSFQNLEFYLRLMAQAREAIAAGTFGSFKDSFIARYKANNIL, from the coding sequence ATGCCTTTTACACTTCACCAGAAAGATTCCTCCACCGCCGCGCGCCTGGGCACGCTTGATTTGCCCCATGGACAGGTTCCCACCCCCATCTTCATGCCGGTGGGGACGCAGGGTTCCGTGAAGACCATGCATCCGCAGGATCTGGAATCCCTGGGCGCAAAGATCATCCTGGGGAATACCTACCATTTGTCCCTGCGCCCCGGTTCCTCCCTGATCCGGGAGATGGGCGGCCTGCACCGGTTTTCCTCCTGGAACCGCCCGATTCTGACGGATTCCGGCGGTTTCCAGGTCTGGTCTCTTGCCAAACTCCGCAAGATTACGGAGGAAGGGGTGCGGTTCCAGAACCATCTGGACGGCGCGTACATGATGCTGAGTCCGGAGCGCTCCATGGAGATTCAGGCGGACCTGGGCAGTGACATCGCCATGCTGTTTGACGAGTGCCCCCCCTATCCCTGCGACAGGAAGTATGCGGAGGCCTCCCTGGGCTATACGCTCCGGTGGGCGCGCCGCTGCAGGGAATGGGTGCGGGAACACCAGCCCCGTTCCGGGGAGGGGCGGCAGCACCATTTCGGCATTGTGCAGGGGTCCGTGTATGCGGATTTGAGGAAAAGGTGCGCGGAGGAACTGGCTGCCATGGATTTTGACGGTTATGCCATCGGCGGCGTTTCCGTGGGTGAGCCGGAGGAGGAGATGCTCCGGGCGATTGACCATTCCGCGCCCTGGCTGCCGGAGGACAAGCCGCGTTACGCCATGGGGCTGGGCACGCCCCCCCAGCTTCTGGAGATGATCGCCCGCGGCGTGGATATGTTTGACTGCGTGATGCCCACGCGCCTGGCGCGCCACGGCGTGGCCCTGACTCCGGACGGCCCCATGCATATCAAGAACCAGCGCTGGGCCGCGGATTCCCGCCCGATCGACCCGGAAGGGCACCCGCATGTCACACAATTCTCCCGCGCTTATGTGCGCCACCTGTTTAAAGCCGGTGAAATACTCGCTTTAAGATTGCTTTCTTTCCAGAATCTGGAATTCTATCTGCGGCTGATGGCTCAGGCGCGTGAGGCCATAGCCGCCGGCACGTTCGGCTCCTTCAAGGATTCATTCATCGCACGATACAAAGCAAATAACATTTTATGA
- the yajC gene encoding preprotein translocase subunit YajC: MLAQAQDAAAGQESGNMFQQILSSPMFMFVIIIVLFWVMLIRPQRKAQKEQQARIAALQRGDQVITNAGLHGFVEKVNDRTVSLKIAEGVVVELEKNAIVQVEK; encoded by the coding sequence ATGTTAGCACAGGCCCAGGATGCCGCCGCCGGACAGGAATCTGGAAATATGTTCCAGCAGATCCTCAGCAGCCCCATGTTCATGTTTGTGATTATCATCGTCCTGTTCTGGGTGATGCTGATCCGTCCGCAGCGGAAGGCCCAGAAGGAACAGCAGGCGCGCATCGCAGCCCTGCAGCGCGGGGACCAGGTAATCACGAACGCAGGCCTGCATGGTTTTGTGGAAAAGGTGAATGACCGCACCGTTTCCCTCAAGATCGCGGAAGGCGTGGTTGTTGAGCTGGAAAAGAACGCCATCGTTCAGGTGGAGAAATAA